The sequence CTTGAGAAAGTATTAAATCTTGGGATAGGTTGCTATTGTTGCCGGGTCCCTTTCTTTGAGGCTCTCTGATTTCGCCGAATTTTTTTACAGGGCTTAAGATAGGCCCGCCAGCCGCCATATTGTGTGATTTCACAGCCGGATTCCATTACAATCGGCTCTGCGATAAAGCCTGAAACCCAGGTGCCGTCGGATAGTTCCAATTTTCCAATACCCAGCGGGTGGGGGATCTGTTGGACAAATTGGCCAAAGGCCGACACCGAAAGCGCATAAATTTCCACTTCAATGGCTGCGCCTCTGTGTTCATCACGGATCAAGCCGGGTTTTGGCGGGTCGCTTTTCAGGGCAAACATACGATAGGCGTCAGCCGTATGGGTTTTTTGTAACAGGACCGCGTCCAGGTCGATTAGCTGGTGGTGGAGGGGCAATCCTTCAAGGTGGGCGCCACAGACCGCAACCTGCACGGTTTCACTGGATAAAGATTTTGCAGGCAGCGGCGGGGGCGCATCCGGCCCGCAGCCCATGGGAAGGGCCGCCTGAGCATGCAGACATGCACCCGCCTGAAGCAGCCGCAAATCCTCAAAGGTTTGGCCCACAAGGGTGACACCAAAGGGTACGGTTTCTGTCATGGCCGTGGGAACGGCTAAGCTGCAGTAGTCCAGCAGGTTCATATAATTGGTATAATATCCTAAATTGCTGTTCAGCCGCACAGGGTCGGCATTCACCGCATTAATGGTATAACAGGTGCCGGCCGTGGGGGTGACTAGAAAATCAACGGTATCTAAGACGGCATCGGTCTTTTGTTTAAGCGCCTGCAACTTATAAAGGCAAGAAAAAACGGCCTCTGCTGTCCATGGTTTGCCGTCGCAGATGATCTGACGGGTCACAGGGACGCCTGCGTTTGGGTGTTCCAACAGAAAATTACCTACGGCAAGGGTTCGTTCCGCCACCCATGGACCTTCGTACAGCAACTGTGCCGCATCAAGAAACGGTGAAAAATCAATTTCAATACAGGCGCCGCCCATGTCTGTCAGCATATCAATGCTTTTATTGAAATACTGTTCATAGGCCCGATTGCCAAAAAAGTTAAGATTCTTTGCCGCAGGAACGCCAAAGGTAAAATTGGATTGATTGAAGGGTTGTTTCGGGGTGGCGGGTACCTTCCGGGAAAAGGGATCTGCCGGATCAAAGACCGCAGCAGTTTGGAAAATTGTTTCGGCATCTTGGGCACACAGGGCAAAAATCGATACACAGTCCAGGCTGCGGCAGGCGGGAACCACCCCCTGGGTACTGAGCAGGCCCTTGCTGGGTTTGACACCCAGGATATTATTAAACGCGGCCGGGACCCTTCCCGATCCGGCAGTATCCGTTCCCAGGGAAAAACTGCACATGCCGCTTGCCAGGGCAACGGCCGAGCCGCTGCTGGAACCGCCTGAAATGTAATCCGGATGAAAGCTGTTCCGGCAGGCGCCGTATGGCGAACGCGTTCCCACCAGTCCTGTGGCGAATTGATCCATGTTGGTTTTGCCCATGGGGATGGCACCGGCATTGATTAACTGTTCAACCACGAAAGCGGATTTTTCCGGTGTGTAGGTGTATTCCGGGCATCCTGCGGTGGTGGGAATACCTGCCAGATCAATATTGTCCTTAATGGCAAAAGGGATGCCGAACAGCGGCAGGGTCTCAGGCGTCTCTCCTTCGAGGTTTTTAAGGAAAGGCGCAATCTCATCTTCGGTTAACAGGCGGATCCAGACATTTTTTTGGTCCTCCCGGCAGATTTGGATCAGCTTGTGAATCAGGTTTTCAGGGGTCAGGGTACGGTCTTTATAACACCTTTGCAAATGTTCAATAGTCAAATTCATTAGTGCCTTACTCCTCAGTTTTTGCAACAAAAAAACAAGAAATTGGCAAATTCCTTTTTTCTTGTTTCCAGTTTCTTGTCTCTAGTTTCTGCGGCTCAGCCGCCTTAGGCGGCTCCTTGACAGGGTTTAATGGAGATTAGTTGCTGGCCGGAAGATATCAAGTCTCCGGGTGAACAAAAAATCTGGCTAACTTTGCCGTTGCAGCAGGATTTGAGATTCACTTCCATTTTCATGCATTCAAGGATGGCAATGGTTTCCCCAACTTTGACGGCATCTCCCTCTTTGACCTGCAATTTCCAAAGACTTCCGGAAACGGCACTGTCAACGGTTTCACATCCGGGCATCACCTGCACGGTCTCTGCCTTTTCTTCGTGCTCCGGGACTTCGCTGCTGAAATTGAGCTGACCGTTTTCTATCCACTGCCGGCGTTCCGCTTCAAAAGCGGCCTGCTGTTTGTCTTTGAACTGCTGAATGCTCTCTTTGTTTTCAGCCAGAAACGCTTCATAAGCATCCAGGTCGAATTCGCTTTCGTCAATACGGAGACCGGCCAGGCCGTAAGGCAGATTTTTTCGCATCTCCATCAAGGTATCGTGGTCCACCGGATAAAAGCGGATCTGGTCAAAAAATCTCAGCAGCCAGGGCTTACCCGGTTTGAATTCCTTGGTCTCATGATAACGGTTCCACATCTGAACGGTGCGGCCCACAAATTGGTAACCACCAGGTCCTTCCATGCCATAGACGCACAAATAGGCCCCGCCGATCCCAACGGCATTTTCCGGGGTCCAGGTCCGGGCGGGATTATATTTTGTGGTGACCAGCCTGTATCTTGGATCCAGAGGCGTGGCCACCGGCGCGCCCAGGTAAACATCGCCCAGGCCCATTACCAGATAACTGGCTTTGAACAGTATGTTTTTCACATCCTCAATGCTGTCCAGGCCGTTGATGCGGCGGATAAATTCAATATTGGACGGGCACCAGGGGGCATCGGGCCGGACTGATTGGGTATAGCGCTCAATGGCCTGGTGGGTGGCTGGATCGTCCCAGCTTAAGGGCAGATGGACGATTCGGGCCGGAACTTTTCGGTTCTGACGACCGGAAAGGGTTTTTTGAACCGATTCAATGGTCTGCAGTAAGGCGTCCAGGGGTTGCACCCGGTTGTCGTAATGGATCTGCAAAGACCTGATGCCGGGGGTCAGATCCAGGATGCCGTTCAGTTGTTTTTCCTCCAGTGCCAGCATCAGGGAATGGACATGAAACCGAAGGGTCAGATCCAGCACAGGTTCGCCAAATTCGATGAGCAGGTTTTTATCCCCGGCTCTTCGGCAGACCACCTGGATGTCGCCGTCAATCGAAAATTCGTGAATGATGGCCGTTTCCGTACTGGTAAACGCCTTCCCCTTAACCGGGGCCACTGGGTCTGGCAGGCAAAGGTCCTGGATCAATGCTTGCTGCTGTTCTTCAAGGGCCTGGGCGTCTTCGGGCGTGAGCAGGCGGAACCGCACCCGGCTGCCGGCTTTGAGCTGCCCGGTTTTCCACAATTCTGCCTGGACAATGGTCACCGGACATACAAAGCCGCCAAGACTGGGACCATCCGGCCCTAATATCACCGGCATGTCGCCGGTATAATCCACCGCCCCCACCGCATAGGGCGTGTCATGGATATTCGACGGGTGCAGGCCGGCCTCTCCGCCATCCTGCCTGGCCCATTCCGGCCCCGGCCCGATAAGGCGGACACCGGTGCGTGACGAGTTATAATGGACTTCCCACTCTGTGTTGAAAAACGTCTCCATATCTTTGGATGTGAAAAAATCGGGGGCACCGTGGGGGCCGTACAATACGCCAATCTCCCAGTGGTCTGTCAATTCCGGCCATTGGGACTGTTCCAAAGCCCGGGGCTTGGATGCCGAAAGGGTTCCCGTCCAAAGCACATCGCCGGTCTGAAGGCTGCGGCCGCCATGGCCGCCGAACTGCCCCAGGGTGAATGTGGCCCGGCTGCCCATATACAGGGGCACATCAATGCCGCCCCGCACGGCCAGACAGGCCCGTTGACCATCCACGGCAATGCCGCTTTTCAGCACAGACCCGGCCGGCGCGGTCACGGGTGAATATCGTGGTACGGGGTCACCGTCCAGGGTAGCCTGGATGTCTGCGCCGGTCAGCACAAAAATCGTCTCTGCGTTAAAGGTCAGATCCGGGCCTTTGACCGTGATCTCAAGGGCGGCGGCCTCCGGGGGATTTCCGGCAATCCGGTTGGCCAGGCAGTGGTTCAGCATATCCATGGGGCCGGAGGGCGGTACCCCCACAGCCCAGTATCCGACACGGCCCGGAAAGTCCTGCACCGTGGTCTGCATACCCGGCGCATCCACGCAAATGGTGGGGGCATGGTAGGCGTAGTTGTCCAGAATCCGGGTGGTATATGTTCCCTGTTGGAATGCGGGAAACTCACAGATGCTGCGCAAAAGATGAAGATTGGTTTCAATGCCTTTCAGGCGGGTTTCGGCCAGTGCGGTCTTCAGTGCGCACACCGCGTCCTCGCGGGATTTGCCATGGACGATCACCTTGGATAGAAGCGGGTCATAAAAAGCGGATACAAAGGTGCCGGTCACCACCCAACTATCCACCCGGGCAGACTCAGGGAAAACAACCTGTGTTAGAAGTCCGGTGCTGGGTTGAAACGCTTTTCCGGGGTCCTCAGCGTAAATCCGCGCCTCAATGGCGGCACCCGAAGGTTCCAGTGTCAGACGGTTCAAGGACGGCAGATCACCTGCGGCAAGCTGTATCATCCATGCCACCAGGTCAACACCAAAAACCGCTTCGGTAACGCAATGCTCCACCTGAAGCCGTGTGTTAACCTCCAGAAAATAAAATTGGTGGGTTTGGGTATCGTAAACAAACTCCACGGTGCCCGCCGATTGATAGCCAACGCCTTGGGCCAGGCGCCGGGCGGCGGAGTGAAGATTTTGGCGAAGCGCGTCAGACAATCCCGGGGCCGGGGTCTCTTCGATAACCTTTTGATTTCTTCGCTGAACCGAACAGTCCCGGTCTCCAAGGATCAGGGCGTTACCCTGGCCGTCTCCAAATACCTGAACTTCGATGTGCCGGGCGGCTGCAATGTATTTTTCAAGAAAAAGCCCGCCATCGTTGAAATTATTTTCGCTCAGCCGTTTGATCCGGTCCCAGGCTTCGGACAGGTCTTCGTCTGATTGGCAAAGGGCCATGCCGATACCACCGCCGCCTGAGGTGCTTTTAAGCATGACGGGATAGCCAATGTCTGTTGCGGCCCCAAGGGCGTCATTCAACGATGATAGAAGTGGTGAGCCCGGCACCAGCGGTACATCAAATTGCTCGGCCAATTCCCTGGCGCGATGTTTCAGGCCAAATTCCCGGATATGGGTGTCACTTGGACCGATGAAAGAGATCCCTGCCTGGGCGCACCGGCCGGCAAAATCAGCATTTTCGCTTAAAAAACCATAGCCCGGATGGATAGCCTGGGCACCACACTCCCGGGCGGCCGACAAAATACGTTCCGTATTCAAGTAACTCTCCGCAGCCGGCGAAGGGCCGATCAGGATGCTCTCGTCTGCTTCCATCACATGCATGGCATGGGCGTCGGCGTCCGAATAAACCGCCACCGAGGCAATATTCATTTTTTTCAGGGTGCGGATGATTCTGCAGGCAATCTCACCCCGGTTGGCAACTAATACTTTGCTGAACATAATTACAGTCCCTTTCAGGCAGGATTCCAGATGGTCATTTCCACGGGCGTGGGGTTATATGCATTACACGGATTGTTGAGCTGGGGACAGTTGGAAACCAGCACAAGGATGTTCATTTTGGCCGTCATCTCCACATATTTCATGGGCTGGGAAATGCCGTCTTCAAAATTTGAACCGCCTTCCGGGTTCACCGGCACGTTCATGAAAAAGTTGATATTGCAGACCTGGTCACGTTTGTCCATGCCGTTGCCCCAATCCAGAAGCGTCTTTAAAAAGATATCCCTGCACGAATGCATATACCGTCTGTAAAAATCATATCTAACAGTGTTGCTTTCGCATGAGCAGGCGCTGCCTAATGTGTCATGACGGCCGCAGGTATCTGCGGTGACCGTCAGCATGACATTATTTTCACTGGAGCGAATGTTTGTGCCCGTGGAGATATATACATTTTTTTGTTCTCTCATGGTATTGGCGGCATGGTAGCGCTCGTTGGTGTTGTCCGCGTTAAAAAAAATGGTGTCCACGGCCTGGTTGCCGTGAAGGTCTGTAATCCGAAGGGTCTGTCCTTTTTTCAAAAGATGCATCCAGCCGTCCCCGGCAGCAACAGTATGGGTAAATACGGCATCCTGGGTGTCCAGAGGGCTTTGTGTTAGTGGGATGGTCATTGTGTTTCCTTTCACTCGATGATCCGGTTTTATAAATGGTACTGTTCTGTATTGATAAACCCTCTCTCATTTTCGGGGCAGAATGTGCGGCAGGAATCATCCAGACTTGCAGGGGGGCAATCCATGACGGTTAATTTTACGGGCTTTCTTACATAGTCGCCTGTGGGATTCAGGGGGTGCATGCCGGTGTCCAGCACCAGAAGGGTGTCCATTTCAGCCCTGAGCGTGACGCTGCTGCCGGGCGTTGAAACGTCTTCAACAAAAAAGAGATCCCCATTATCAGACACCCCGACTTTTGTGAAAAAATTGATGGTTTCGGTAAAATCCCTGGGGCCAAGGGCATGCTTTGCAAGTTCCACCATCAACGAATCGTAACCGTTGCGGTAAAAGTCGTTGTGATGGTCTTGGTATGCCTTACTGCCGAAGCGGGCCTTGATCATGGCGGCATCGGTCACCCCGCAGATCACATCGTTCCACCCGCAGGTGTCCTCAATGACTGACATGAGAATTCGGCCCATGTCCGAATAGATGCAGTGCCCCCGGGTAATATATGAAATGTGCTGAATTTTAAGCGTATCTCCCATATTGTAGCGCTCACTGGGATTGGCGGCATTATAGAAAAGCGCGGATGCATTGGCACCGCCTTCCAGATCGGTGAGCCGAACGGATGAGCCTTTTTTAATAATATGGGACCAGTTCCACCCGCCTGGAACGATGGTTTCAAAGCGCAGTTTTCCGGATGTTTCATTGTTTTGGGATTGTTTGTTAGTCATTATGTACTCCTGTTTTTTCATGAATTGGCGGCATCAGTGCAGATGAAAGTACCAGTTTACAGTTTTCAACGCCCTTGCAGGCCCGTATCTCTTTGACGATTTTGTTCAGGGTATCCACCGGACCCTGCACCAGAAGCACTTCAAGGGAATAATTTTTTTCAAGCAACACATTGAGGCAGGAAATCACCGAATCAATATGATGTCGCTGAATATTGACTAAACGGGTTTTCAGATCCGCCTGTGCCTCGTTATAGATCAGGGTAATTGTTCCGGCCATAACACGACTGCCGCTTTGTTCGTAGTGATCCAGAAGGGTATTGCGGATCATCTGTGCCATGGCCTGGCTGCGGTTCCGGTAGCCACCGTCCACAACCATCCTGTCCAATTCCGCTGTCAGCTGAACCGGTAGCGAAACACTGATTCTTTGGGTTTTATCGTTGGTTGAGCTACTCATGGTCTCTTTTTCCTTTTCCCATGCCGGCTACAAAATATCATCATTGACCTGGGTCAGGCGGATGATGGGAAGCCGGTCCTCTTCATCCCTGTGTGGATGAATCAGGTTTTCAATATGTGCCTTGGTGGCCAGAAATTCCGGGTTCAGGTGCTGTTTGACCGAGCGCGGCTGTTCCACCGGCACCTCGATCATCTCCTTGACGCGACCCGGATGGTTGTCCAGTACCAAAATTCGGTCCGACAGGTAGACGGCTTCATCCAAATCATGGGTGATGAAAATGATGGTGATATCCACATTCTGCCAGATCTGAAGCAGATAGGACTGCATTTTCGCCCGTGTCTGGGCATCCAGGGCGCCAAAGGGTTCATCCATCAACAGCACCCTGGGCTGGTTGGCCAGGGCCCGGGCAATGGCTACCCGCTGCTGCATGCCGCCGGAGAGCTGACCGGGATAGTGATCGGCAAATCGATCCAAGCCCACCATGTCGATCCACTGCATGGCTTCGGACTCTGCCTGGCTTTTTCCGGCAACCTCCAGGCCGAACATCACATTCTTTTTGACCGTCAGCCAGGGAAACAGGGTATAGCCCTGAAACACCATCCCCCTTTCAGGCCCGGGTTTTTCCACTTTTCTGCCGTCCAGCAGCACCTGTCCGGATGTGACTGTCTCAAGACCGGATAAAATACGGATCAATGTGGATTTTCCGCACCCGGATGCGCCGATTACCGAGAGAAATTCCCGCCGGTAGGCCTTGAAGGATACGGATTCAAGGGCGGTGATGTCTCCGATTTCAGAATTGAACACTTTGGTAATATTGTCGGCCTCAAGAATGACATCCCGCTGTTTTATCCGTTTGAACCGGTCTGCAACCTTTGGGCTCTGGTCTTTATAGCTAGGTAATGTCAATGCGTTCATATCTTGTGTCTCTTTTGTTTAGAAAAGTGAATGTGGTGTCCCTGGGGCCGGTAAGGGTTTCAACGAGCATTTGGAAAAACGTGTTGCGCCGCCCGCCGTTCCAGACAAACACATTCCGTCCGATCCAGGCCAGCAGCATATCGGTGGACAACCCGATAAATCCGATGATAAGGATGGCGGCATACACATTTTCATAAATGCGGTACTTGGCCTGCTGGTTGATGAACCAGGTGATGCCGGTGCTGGTGCCGACCACTTCGGCGACAATGAGGTAGGTCCATGCCCAGCCCAGCAAGATGCGCATATCCAGGAACACATGGGGGGCAATGGCCGGCAGCACCACTTTTCTAAACAGGGTGCCGCCACGGGCCCCCAGTGTCTGTGCCGCTTCCAGCAAGGCCGGCGGCAGCAGACGCGTGGTGTTGCCAATCACCAGCACCTGCTGAAAAAAAGTGCCGATAAAAATAATGGCAATTTTGGGGGCATCGTTAATGCCTAAAACCGCCACTGCCAGGGCCCCAAATACCGGTGCCGGCATATATCTGAAAAATTCCATAAACGGCTCTGTCAGCTTTGAGAAAAAATCAAATACGCCGCAGATGATGCCTAAGGGTACACCAATGATGGAAGAGAGCAAGAATCCGTAAAACACTACCCGGATACTATGGGCCAGACTTTCATGGAGCCAGGGATCTCCCGGTCTGCGGGGTTCGGCTTTAAAAGAGGTGTAGACTGCTGTCAGCACCTTATGGGGCGGCGGAAGGTATACCGGATTGACACGCCTTCCCGTTGCTTTTTTCCCGCCACTTTGGTTGATCCGGCTGTTTTCTGCCGCAAAGAGCGTGCGCCGGACCCGCTGGCCTTCTTCAAAATAAAGACTGTCTCCGGCGGACTGGATCTCCATCATCGGGTGCCATACAAAGGGCAGGTAGCTGACCGCCGACCATACCAGCAGGGGAAGGACGAAGGAGAGTAAAATCAACACTGCTCGTTTTTTGGGCGCAAGCGGTTTTTGAATTGAAAGCCAGGTCATGGAATTTGTTTCCTTATTTCATCAACGCGTTGGTGAATGACGGGTCAATGACCTTTTTGGTGTTAACAGGCTTGTCGTACACTTTATTGGCAATCATGAATTTGTCTGAAATATCGCTGGAGCCGTACAGGCTTGAAAATCCATCACCGGGTTTGAAGGCGGCTGCCGCCTCTTCCAGGGTGAAAATTTTGGTCCCTTTGAGAAAGGGTGCATACTCTTCAGGGGTCAGGGCCACACGGGAGGAAAGGATTTCAAGCATTTGCGTGGTGTTGGCCGGATCTTTCATGTAAGCGACAATGTCATACCAGGCAGCCACAACGTTTTGCCAGTCTGCACGGCGTTCCAAAATGGAATTAAGGGATACGGCCAGGGTGTCATAAATCAGACCCGGGGCATTGGCACTGGTGTAAACCTGTGAAGAACCATGTACGGATTTAAGGGCCTGCCCTGAATTGGGCTGCCATGCAACAATGGCATCCACATCGCCGGATGCCAGAACCTGGGCGGTCTGGTGGGTGGGAACATTCACCAGGGTGACATCTTTTTCAGTCATGCCGTTGTCTTTAAGAGCATTGATCAGCAGCAGATGGCTGACACAACCGATCTCCACCCCTATTTTACGGCCTTTCAGCGCCTTAACGGATTCAATGCCCGGGGCAGCCACAATTTTATCATTTCCATTACTGATATCATTGATCAGAATCATAATGTTGCGCGTACCCGTGGCGTTCAGGATCAGGGCATCGCCGTTTGTCACGCATACGGCATCCACTTTTCCGGCGGCAAATGCATCCATTGACGCCATATATTCAAACCATTTGAGTTCAACATCAACCCCATGCTTTTTAAAAAAACCATTTCTGACACCAATATCCCAGGCGATCCAGCCTGGCCAGTCACTGTAGGCGATTTTCAAGGGTTCAGCCTGGGCGCTGCCCAAAACAATAAACAGACACATTAAGGTCATAAGTACTCTGAATTTAAGTTTCATCGTTTCTCCTGATAATTATTACGTTTTAATAAAAAAGTATTACTCTGTTGCAGGGGTAATGCAAAGGCCGGGCCGAAGCGAATAAAAAAGGGCGTTGGAAAAGGAAGTTATTAAAGCGGTTGGCTTCTAATTATTTGAAATAACGTAAATATTAATATGTGAAAAAAGATGAGTTTTGGGTTTTGTTTTATGCGTGCTGGATTGAAAAATTTCAAATTTGAAATTAACTATATACAGGATCGTAATAATTATTTTGGAGTTTGTAATACTTTTGGTGTGGCGTGGTACCAAGGCGCACTTCATAATACGACGGTTATGCATACATACTACAAATATGTTGAAAAGTGACCTTTTCAGCCTAAGAAAAGACAGGATAATGTATAACCCTTTCCGGTCATCGGGGGGGGGGGGGGGGCATATTTTGTGGTCGGACTTTCATCGAAAATCTAAGCCATTATACCATAAGTCAATACCTTGGCATTCCTCATTTTGACACAGGGATTGTTTCCTTGCAGGCAACTTTATAGCAATTCCATTGAAAAGTATAATTCGTAATGGTACGAATAGAACAATCGAGCGGAAAGTATATGAGTCAAACTAAACTGAATCGCATTAGGAAAATATTTATGGCCAAAAGTAAGCGCATCATGGTTCCTGTCTTTTTTCTTTTCATGCTTTCGTCCTTGTGGCCACAAATTGTCAATGCCCAGGAACTGGAGGCCTCACCGGCGTTACAAACTTTGTTAAATCAATGTGAACAGGGCTATCTTAAAATGATGAACTCTAATCTGGATTACGCCCTCAATAACAGGCCCTTCGCATTGGCCGGACTTCTGGGTTTGACAATGCGTCGCCAATTAAAGTATTCCGCCCTGAATCCGCAATTTAAAGATCAATTTGATGAACTTAATAGACAATGTCTCATGTTCCTGAAGGGACTCGCCCGGATTCACAATTACCAAAGCCCTAAAGATGGATCGCCCCTCAGCGACAGGATGCTCATTGAAAAATACAGTATTGAAACCCTGGGGAAGTCAGACGCATTTATGCAGGAACGATACGGCATAGACCCTTTAACCATCAACCTGCCAATGATGCTGAATCAGGTTTCTCTTCTTGGTGTAAAAGCAAGTGGATCGGAAAGTGACACCGACTACACCCCTTCCAAAGATGGTGTGGTTGAGGAAGATTTTCTATTGGGAACCTGGGTTGACCCGAAAAACAGAAACAATCAAATTACTTTTCAGCGACAAGGAGGCCGATATGTGGCCTCTTTAATACAGCAGTTTACAGACAAAGGGAAACCGTATTCCATGACAACTGTTTATACGGTGCTGTCAAGTCAGATAAACAATGGTATCTTAGGAAAAGTCCGAGTGTGGAATGTTCACAGAAAACATATCTGTACTCCGAAAGCCAATGTTTGGAATTGTACAAATGGCTCTGAAAAAACATATAGGATATCTCTCAGGCCCCCAATGAACGGGAAGCCGTATTACAGTATCGCGGGTGATTTTATCGAAATTGATGATTGGATAAAACTTTAAGCAAGACGATTGTTAGTTATTGAATACCATTTATGCCTGCTTGATTTCGCAAATTGTGTAGGAGAGCTATCTACGCTTTCCCGTTTTACAATCTATTGCTCTCCCATCGGCTCCATATTTGGTACAAGATAAGAGTGATCCATCTTTATCATATTTGTACTTAATCGTGGGTTTACCATTAAAAAAGTTTGTTTCTGTGTCAGGCTGCCCGTTATCATAATACAATACAGAATCACCATGTTCTACACCATTTGAATATGTTTTCATATGCTGTCTGTAGATTGCCCCGGATCTTGATATTTTATAATCCTCCTTGAGCCCGTTTAATCTGCCCTGTGAGTAGTTTGATCTTTCTCGAACATAATGAGTCCCATTCTTTTTGGCCCAAACAATAGACTTTCCGTCGAGCTTGCCTTGTTTATAATGTTTTTCGTAATTGATATCCCCATCCCTGAAATATCCGCATGAAAGGTAGGTCCTTCCCGAATTTTGACCGTTTGGATATATTTTAAACTGCGTTTTGTTACCAGGTTTGACTTTTGGGCAACCGCCACCATATCCACTGTTTGAACTATCATCCCATCCCCTGTCAAAAGCTGATATCTGGGATGAAGAGATAGATGTACCGCTTTGGTTAGGATCTGAAACCACACTATCAATATTGCTGAAAGAGTTACTGCTAAGGTGCGAATCCGACGTCAAATTGTCCATCGTTTCTCTGAATGAACCACCTGAGTTTGAACCATTATTCTGCTGTTGTTTTAATTGTGCAATCTTTCTTTGGAGTTCTGGAATATCATTTTTTATAAGGTCATTTTTTATTGAGTTCGAACCTGCAACAATCGAAAACATAAAAGCGTCATAGGCCTGAGGGGATATCATTGGATTTGCCATGACACATTCCATGACGTGTTCTTCAAATACATTTCTATTTTTAATGCCTGGTATCAGGTCTTCAAAGCACCTACCCGTCAATCCTCCATCAAAAAAATCTATGTAATCATCTGGAATTATGATAGCATTAGAATCTACTACGAAATTTTTATAGCTGTTATACTTTTTTTCCAGTTCAGCAAGGCTTTCTGCATTTACGTCAATCACCATCATCATAACTGTAAATAACACCAGCACCACTCCGACGACCTGTTTCATTATATTTATCCTTTGCCGTTTGATTTAACATTAACTTTCACAAAATACTTTTTTTTATAAACGATCAATAACGAAATAGTTTCCAACCAGAGAAATTAATCGTTTTCAAACACGCTCTATATCCTTTTGAATAGTAGTTCTCCGTGGTAAACGATAGTATGTTTTTTTAAGTCTAAATCCGTGAATTGGATTACCTTATATTTATCTTTGGTCAAACCATGATCAAAATTCCTGGATTCAGTATATCCTTCAGGTAAAAGGGTTAAATCACCAAATTTTGTGGAGCCCAGTGTAACCATTATTGTCCGGGGCGTTAATGTCTGCACCTAATTCTGCCAGCAGTTTTAATATTTCCAAATCCTTGGTTCTGGTTTCATTAAGATAACCGATGGCAATATTGAATGGTGTTTCATTTTCCCAACCCCGGG comes from uncultured Desulfobacter sp. and encodes:
- the atzF gene encoding allophanate hydrolase — its product is MNLTIEHLQRCYKDRTLTPENLIHKLIQICREDQKNVWIRLLTEDEIAPFLKNLEGETPETLPLFGIPFAIKDNIDLAGIPTTAGCPEYTYTPEKSAFVVEQLINAGAIPMGKTNMDQFATGLVGTRSPYGACRNSFHPDYISGGSSSGSAVALASGMCSFSLGTDTAGSGRVPAAFNNILGVKPSKGLLSTQGVVPACRSLDCVSIFALCAQDAETIFQTAAVFDPADPFSRKVPATPKQPFNQSNFTFGVPAAKNLNFFGNRAYEQYFNKSIDMLTDMGGACIEIDFSPFLDAAQLLYEGPWVAERTLAVGNFLLEHPNAGVPVTRQIICDGKPWTAEAVFSCLYKLQALKQKTDAVLDTVDFLVTPTAGTCYTINAVNADPVRLNSNLGYYTNYMNLLDYCSLAVPTAMTETVPFGVTLVGQTFEDLRLLQAGACLHAQAALPMGCGPDAPPPLPAKSLSSETVQVAVCGAHLEGLPLHHQLIDLDAVLLQKTHTADAYRMFALKSDPPKPGLIRDEHRGAAIEVEIYALSVSAFGQFVQQIPHPLGIGKLELSDGTWVSGFIAEPIVMESGCEITQYGGWRAYLKPCKKIRRNQRASKKGTRQQ
- the uca gene encoding urea carboxylase; translated protein: MFSKVLVANRGEIACRIIRTLKKMNIASVAVYSDADAHAMHVMEADESILIGPSPAAESYLNTERILSAARECGAQAIHPGYGFLSENADFAGRCAQAGISFIGPSDTHIREFGLKHRARELAEQFDVPLVPGSPLLSSLNDALGAATDIGYPVMLKSTSGGGGIGMALCQSDEDLSEAWDRIKRLSENNFNDGGLFLEKYIAAARHIEVQVFGDGQGNALILGDRDCSVQRRNQKVIEETPAPGLSDALRQNLHSAARRLAQGVGYQSAGTVEFVYDTQTHQFYFLEVNTRLQVEHCVTEAVFGVDLVAWMIQLAAGDLPSLNRLTLEPSGAAIEARIYAEDPGKAFQPSTGLLTQVVFPESARVDSWVVTGTFVSAFYDPLLSKVIVHGKSREDAVCALKTALAETRLKGIETNLHLLRSICEFPAFQQGTYTTRILDNYAYHAPTICVDAPGMQTTVQDFPGRVGYWAVGVPPSGPMDMLNHCLANRIAGNPPEAAALEITVKGPDLTFNAETIFVLTGADIQATLDGDPVPRYSPVTAPAGSVLKSGIAVDGQRACLAVRGGIDVPLYMGSRATFTLGQFGGHGGRSLQTGDVLWTGTLSASKPRALEQSQWPELTDHWEIGVLYGPHGAPDFFTSKDMETFFNTEWEVHYNSSRTGVRLIGPGPEWARQDGGEAGLHPSNIHDTPYAVGAVDYTGDMPVILGPDGPSLGGFVCPVTIVQAELWKTGQLKAGSRVRFRLLTPEDAQALEEQQQALIQDLCLPDPVAPVKGKAFTSTETAIIHEFSIDGDIQVVCRRAGDKNLLIEFGEPVLDLTLRFHVHSLMLALEEKQLNGILDLTPGIRSLQIHYDNRVQPLDALLQTIESVQKTLSGRQNRKVPARIVHLPLSWDDPATHQAIERYTQSVRPDAPWCPSNIEFIRRINGLDSIEDVKNILFKASYLVMGLGDVYLGAPVATPLDPRYRLVTTKYNPARTWTPENAVGIGGAYLCVYGMEGPGGYQFVGRTVQMWNRYHETKEFKPGKPWLLRFFDQIRFYPVDHDTLMEMRKNLPYGLAGLRIDESEFDLDAYEAFLAENKESIQQFKDKQQAAFEAERRQWIENGQLNFSSEVPEHEEKAETVQVMPGCETVDSAVSGSLWKLQVKEGDAVKVGETIAILECMKMEVNLKSCCNGKVSQIFCSPGDLISSGQQLISIKPCQGAA
- a CDS encoding urea amidolyase associated protein UAAP2, whose product is MTIPLTQSPLDTQDAVFTHTVAAGDGWMHLLKKGQTLRITDLHGNQAVDTIFFNADNTNERYHAANTMREQKNVYISTGTNIRSSENNVMLTVTADTCGRHDTLGSACSCESNTVRYDFYRRYMHSCRDIFLKTLLDWGNGMDKRDQVCNINFFMNVPVNPEGGSNFEDGISQPMKYVEMTAKMNILVLVSNCPQLNNPCNAYNPTPVEMTIWNPA
- a CDS encoding urea amidolyase associated protein UAAP1, translated to MTNKQSQNNETSGKLRFETIVPGGWNWSHIIKKGSSVRLTDLEGGANASALFYNAANPSERYNMGDTLKIQHISYITRGHCIYSDMGRILMSVIEDTCGWNDVICGVTDAAMIKARFGSKAYQDHHNDFYRNGYDSLMVELAKHALGPRDFTETINFFTKVGVSDNGDLFFVEDVSTPGSSVTLRAEMDTLLVLDTGMHPLNPTGDYVRKPVKLTVMDCPPASLDDSCRTFCPENERGFINTEQYHL